One Halichondria panicea chromosome 6, odHalPani1.1, whole genome shotgun sequence genomic window carries:
- the LOC135337460 gene encoding ankyrin repeat and IBR domain-containing protein 1-like, which produces MEAAYVKKATEDLQLHTKRFQHYYDRYNNHLHSLDIEMKLLQESTGKMRELERLGLALDKKVARVKGQSDATIGVNSPLTPQKKISVFTTGEAKNFLDDIFRILLRARRILSASYCIGYFIPYTDEEREIFEGLNFRGFRGLAILHEN; this is translated from the exons ATGGAGGCTGCCTATGTTAAGAAAGCTACAGAGGACCTTCAGTTGCACACTAAGAGATTCCAGCATTATTATGACAGATACAACAATCATCTACACAGTCTGGAT ATTGAAATGAAGTTGCTTCAAGAGTCGACTGGTAAGATGAGAGAACTGGAAAGACTCGGACTGGCTCTCGACAAGAAAG TGGCtcgggtcaaaggtcaatctGATGCCACCATTGGGGTGAACTCTCCTCTCACTCCACAAaagaaaatcagtgttttcaCAACTGGAGAAGCAAAAAACTTTCTCGACGATATTTTCCGAATTCTGCTGAGAGCAAGGAGAATCCTGTCAGCCTCGTATTGCATTGGATACTTCATCCCTTATACAGATGAggagcgcgaaattttcgaggggcttaattttcgtggatttcgtgggttagcaatcctacacgaaaattaa
- the LOC135337430 gene encoding uncharacterized protein LOC135337430 has product MGQEQSKSMGQEQSAEKQAKELWFAAGNGNVSKLKSLLACGANPNHPKYYRLCNYPLHIACGNGHLEIVKALVEAGADTERRDSSGISPVHYAAMCYKKVLVYLIRDCKCSADARDEDNNTPLHYACCGGNLDVVQYLVEEAHCDINVRNNNNKTVLHTACRPYLRIIRATSPSRQLAVVKYLVEKANCDINATDNEGKTPLDIVKGRSRYEDIVDYLKTRQESFRQPGKDGVGSQTAVPLTQDEADALQKLLEGAQVTIGHPIVAGTTTLEDVQQLLTQRGLEIMADDLRTRLRLIMTEQRRNLEILNNLMTDEDTIDVCYPRLFLVGPPSVGKTTTLNRLLGEFENIDSAGDKAKLRSTLLANCKQILAFVNENTAKWLSSKDVDEETKLLFGYLRESKSETTPNKKISIATSTDSPVLIRKQRTRSKNATKQESRSPLHQATAAQRTTMSHPRSKLLPIKSELQQLIRNADYSKMADFLGDILLNIHDIGGQPGFLEMLPALSTGPAMYLVFLDLSKELDKLYKIPFSRDGMEIIPFNSVHTTEATISQILTSIASVHCISRDPTPLIDVGRASDALKERIKTFKQVKPVAALIGTHKDKLTDPERQISEKNEALKKVIQKFPEIIISPGSEQQNIEHSEPLDGARTQSGSKSCFFSVDNLNGTEVSDIGPVRNFLSRIILSRFKNASLPIRPKWLIFGLLLRKQFQIATIEDCFELGEMLEMQKEEVKVCLWYLHNCVGTILHYTNVPGDDGWLKGHVICTLQAIFDSISQFILLSMRTLHSGGPVTDYEQAELVKKGQFSIKSIEMCCRNVEMSELIPAKHLIKLLEHVKLLSPISHKDKSSAEVVRTTYLMPAVLECASQEELANPPPPDTNNPEPLHITFSFGYVPTGVFCGLITRLVSQGPHKILGLTWKLVEDSVKRNCISFYVDGIHKVTLLSHEKSYEILVSREDPESSLHDLCAHALSVVLYFLKTLYENLVPLIAFQCPCSNHKTKRDVTNLCTISDGSKVRFLCNDSMKLVKLKPEQRIWLGKTKKVGEEAELKVLKLAEDGFFFHWTKEGSRRQIKTTDDRPNTLSFPNVREEDFGHYQCEVKDAAAGKVLLTLYTALYKEETRSPFKITTQPNDICCKPGEQAKLTIWTSPSATTYQWYFRNQAISNPDYKGQTSECLLISKFLPKHKGVYWCVAEDGSGTRTTSRHAILTAEGENIEKQELQFIGKMLEKSAIDFGNYGIEKEHLLNGESDVTYEEMEFVMKLNPSTQVLSINLKQEITSRLKEEQLYAKAIKEKVSLTYTKILALGPGQVGKSTFVRRLLGIMKGNIQTSLPETQPQSSTGISESREACIQYTRVTCAVTKERKWGALQHELHDQLSGLMSLIVKQSQQSPQHETTQSSKNNWQIASKIETVAKESLVQVIKDKKHDLVLSPGNEGAGIQTLESLPVTTTPQEPIAGRQIQKLLPVTIQEPIATRQSALMPRESDIDKTIREFKELKHESSHRLDPVEYEMLFNIVDIGGQPAFLEMLPSLTIGPALYLLFINLKQDLSSRYSVPFKCKDSKTNLCKDYSYTSEEVLFSALSSIACFGHPDEQVEKYVQKPESGDKERKNSLALLVGTFLDKVKNKEIELTNQQLNERLKGTAFYTEGLVHSKSFSLLVNNMSADDSEIEDHRKTLETILTEKFRKYQIPTQWLMLSICLKLLARNQNKYHVSFNDCVKLGKYLEMDEEMVSVALQFLHKYIGLVMYFPRHENLKKIVICNPQVVFSTISELIFNVYDHNKNQVSEAQYDRFVETGCFSPQDIMLTHVKKDKKLLSITTLVDLLAYLSIAAKVPVSSGKDEVLYFLPAVLQTAETDSIKRKQKGGNDELLPEPICIRFKTGYIPLGFICALIANLTAEKKFDLLFDESNKIYKNMIQFRFQGIINVTIISLPRYCEFRVTRQLTNDDVIEFWSEDGCPLIMETIRTVANKVNQSLQHGLRSVKNDSEIYDFAFHAHCQRNSDADFGQECLAKLNYNDSYQEIDSDKNIPDKVICTKCKTAIPLTPEMMVWFGKVPSTPLRICEQPARKGNHISIRADGVRPLTYEWLVGGIKRCDGDNHDYDGYTTDSLIIMDTDLLSEGLFKCQVKDRFGICVESDELDLFEDQLRRTWKLKKSEIKKLMKKGFTSIRELKRLQLDTLDFNEGEKERMRPLLASLQTNKSDSSSASGKLSAGTSKELKCNSTEFIVKTPSLDEGSLSSERLQHSAAPVQRVGTTISSLAGELRTTRRKRKNIESIVKTPSSDESTKRRKSTASASDKVITTQGGELRTTRRKRKNTESIVKTPSSDESTKRRKITASASDKVITTQGGSPANRVSLQELMRQYSLTDKQLNREIINSEFSYLAKYFDDVEIYSNAMELDPAEQADVKRLHHSEGSQAAMMKCLKTWKQHNSSRATYRALLDIVLSLGKGDTADRICRQLTQRISTCVSVPAPPPFPLPSAAPVQRVETTPASEDSQVRTRILGPPANRVTLQELMRRYNLTDEQLNREIVDSDTPVMALNFDDVEMYSTAMGLAIAEQADVKESRGNQAAMMKCLQVWKERDPFQATYRALLDIALSLGKGETADKICQQLTQHHTLD; this is encoded by the exons GAAACAGGCCAAGGAGTTATGGTTTGCTGCTGGGAATGGTAATGTCAGTAAATTGAAGTCCCTGCTGGCATGTGGGGCCAACCCTAACCACCCCAAGTATTATCGATTATGCAACTATCCATTACACATTGCTTGTGGGAATGGTCACCTGGAGATAGTGAAGGCACTTGTTGAGGCTGGAGCAGACACTGAGAGAAGGGATTCTTCCGGCATCTCTCCAGTTCATTATGCAGCCATGTGTTATAAGAAGGTGTTGGTTTACTTGATCAGGGATTGCAAGTGCAGCGCTG ATGCCAGGGACGAGGACAACAATACTCCACTCCACTATGCATGCTGTGGTGGTAACCTAGAtgtggtgcagtacttggtGGAGGAGGCCCACTGTGACATCA ATGTAcgtaacaacaacaacaagacTGTACTTCATACAGCCTGCCGTCCCTACCTACGTATAATTC GTGCGACATCGCCTTCCCGTCAGCTTGCAGTGGTGAAGTACTTGGTTGAGAAGGCTAACTGTGACATCA ATGCTACCGATAATGAAGGCAAAACACCCCTTGACATAGTTAAAGGGAGGAGTCGTTACGAGGACATTGTTGACTACCTCAAGACTCGACAAGAATCATTTAGACAACCAG GAAAAGATGGTGTTGGGAGTCAAACAGCTGTTCCACTCACACAAGACGAGGCTGATGCTCTGCAGAAGCTTCTCGAGGGAGCACAAGTCACCATTGGTCATCCCATTGTTGCTGGCACAACCACTCTGGAGGATGTTCAGCAGCTGCTTACTCAGAGAGGACTGGAGATTATGGCCGACGACCTCAGGACAAGACTCAGACTAA ttatgactGAGCAACGAAGAAACCTCGAGATACTCAACAATCTAATGACAGATGAAGACACTATCGATGTTTGCTACCCAAGGCTATTTCTTGTTGGGCCGCCATCTGTTGGCAAGACGACCACACTCAACCGACTGCTGGGGGAGTTTGAGAACATTGACTCTGCTGGAGACAAAGCCAAGCTTAGAAGCACACTGCTTGCTAACTGCAAACAAATACTTGCCTTCGTTAATGAAAACACAGCAAAATGGTTGTCATCCAAAGATGTTGACGAGGAAACAAAGCTCTTGTTTGGCTACTTGCGTGAATCTAAGTCTGAAACCACTCCTAACAAAAAGATAAGCATCGCAACCTCAACCGATTCTCCTGTATTAATACGCAAACAAAGAACTCGATCTAAAAATGCGACAAAACAAGAAAGCAGATCACCACTACACCAAGCCACAGCTGCTCAGCGTACGACAATGAGTCATCCAAGAAGCAAACTATTACCAATAAAATCAGAATTACAACAGCTAATAAGGAATGCAGACTATTCCAAAATGGCTGATTTCCTTGGCGATATTTTACTGAACATTCACGACATCGGAGGTCAGCCAGGCTTTTTGGAAATGCTACCAGCCCTGAGCACTGGTCCGGCCATGTATCTAGTGTTCTTAGATCTCAGTAAGGAACTTGACAAGCTGTACAAAATACCTTTCAGTCGAGATGGTATGGAAATTATTCCCTTCAATTCTGTTCACACTACAGAAGCCACAATCTCTCAAATCCTCACCTCTATTGCCAGTGTCCATTGCATCTCAAGAGATCCCACTCCTCTTATTGATGTTGGCAGAGCTAGTGATGCTCTTAAAGAAAGAATTAAAACATTTAAACAAGTTAAACCGGTAGCAGCCTTGATAGGCACACACAAAGACAAGCTGACCGACCCCGAGAGACAAATCAGCGAGAAAAATGAGGCACTTAAAAAAGTTATCCAAAAATTCCCCGAAATTATTATTTCTCCAGGATCAGAACAGCAGAATATTGAGCACAGCGAACCTCTAGACGGAGCCCGTACACAATCAGGTTCAAAATCTTGTTTCTTCTCAGTTGATAACCTCAATGGAACTGAAGTGTCTGACATCGGCCCCGTTCGTAATTTCTTAAGTCGAATAATTTTGTCTCGTTTCAAAAATGCTTCTCTTCCAATTCGACCGAAATGGCTTATTTTTGGGTTGCTTCTTCGAAAACAATTTCAAATAGCTACAATTGAAGATTGCTTTGAATTAGGAGAAATGCTAGAAATGCAGAAAGAAGAAGTAAAAGTGTGTCTCTGGTATCTTCACAACTGTGTTGGTACGATCCTCCATTACACCAACGTACCTGGTGATGACGGTTGGCTCAAGGGTCACGTGATCTGCACTCTTCAAGCTATCTTTGATAGCATCAGCCAGTTTATTCTCCTTTCTATGCGAACGCTTCACTCAGGAGGTCCAGTTACCGACTACGAGCAGGCCGAGTTGGTTAAGAAGGGACAGTTTTCGATCAAATCCATTGAAATGTGTTGCAGAAACGTGGAAATGTCTGAACTTATTCCCGCAAAGCATCTCATTAAGTTATTGGAGCACGTCAAACTTCTGTCCCCGATATCTCATAAGGATAAATCATCAGCGGAAGTTGTTCGCACTACCTACTTAATGCCGGCTGTTTTGGAGTGTGCTTCACAAGAGGAGCTGGCGAACCCACCTCCACCAGACACCAACAACCCAGAACCACTCCACATCACATTCAGCTTTGGTTACGTACCAACAGGAGTCTTCTGTGGGCTCATCACTCGACTAGTTTCCCAAGGCCCCCATAAAATCCTCGGATTGACGTGGAAGTTGGTGGAAGACAGTGTCAAGAGAAACTGCATCTCTTTCTATGTAGATGGTATTCACAAGGTGACTCTGCTCTCGCACGAAAAGAGCTACGAAATTCTAGTTTCCCGTGAGGATCCAGAATCTTCTCTGCACGACCTTTGCGCTCATGCACTCTCTGTCGTTCTGTATTTCCTCAAAACCTTGTATGAGAATTTGGTTCCATTAATCGCATTCCAGTGTCCCTGTTCCAATCACAAAACCAAACGAGACGTCACTAATTTATGTACTATTTCCGATGGTTCAAAAGTTCGATTTCTTTGTAACGATTCTATGAAGCTCGTTAAATTAAAACCGGAACAACGGATCTGGCTTGGAAAG ACCAAGAAGGTTGGTGAGGAAGCTGAACTAAAGGTGCTAAAGTTAGCTGAGGATGGTTTTTTCTTCCACTGGACCAAAGAGGGCTCCAGACGTCAGATCAAGACCACTGATGATCGGCCCAACACTCTGAGCTTCCCGAATGTGAGAGAGGAGGACTTTGGTCACTACCAGTGTGAGGTGAAGGATGCAGCTGCTGGGAAAGTGCTCCTCACTCTCTACACAGCTCTCTACAAAGAGGAGACAA GGTCACCATTTAAGATTACGACTCAACCCAACGATATTTGCTGTAAACCTGGGGAGCAAGCTAAACTAACGATATGGACATCACCATCTGCTACTACATATCAGTGGTATTTTAGAAATCAAGCAATATCAAATCCTGACTACAAAGGACAAACATCTGAATGCCTCCTCATATCAAAGTTCCTTCCTAAGCATAAAGGtgtttactggtgtgttgctGAAGATGGATCAGGCACACGGACCACCTCACGTCATGCAATACTCACTGCAG AGGGAGAGAATATTGAAAAGCAAGAACTACAATTCATAGGGAAAATGTTGGAAAAATCTGCAATTGACTTTGGCAACTACGGGATTGAGAAGGAGCACCTACTCAATGGTGAGAGTGATGTGACTTATGAAGAGATGGAGTTTGTAATGAAATTGAATCCAAGTACACAAGTCCTGTCCATCAACCTAAAGCAGGAAATCACATCAA GACTGAAAGAGGAGCAACTCTATGCCAAAGCCATAAAAGAGAAGGTCTCCCTTACCTACACCAAAATCCTTGCACTGGGCCCAGGCCAGGTTGGAAAGTCTACTTTTGTTCGCAGATTGTTGGGAATAATGAAAGGAAACATCCAAACATCTCTTCCAGAAACACAGCCTCAATCTAGCACCGGTATTTCAGAGTCGAGAGAAGcttgtatacagtatacaagAGTAACTTGTGCTGTTACTAAGGAAAGAAAGTGGGGTGCTTTACAACATGAGCTACACGATCAACTAAGTGGCCTAATGTCACTAATAGTGAAGCAGTCTCAGCAAAGCCCACAACATGAAACTACTCAATCATCTAAAAATAATTGGCAAATAGCCAGCAAGATTGAAACTGTAGCTAAAGAATCACTGGTTCAAGTGATTAAAGACAAGAAACATGATCTAGTATTATCCCCTGGTAATGAAGGTGCTGGAATTCAAACCTTGGAATCATTGCCAGTTACTACTACTCCGCAAGAGCCAATTGCTGGCAGACAAATTCAAAAATTGTTGCCAGTTACTATTCAAGAGCCAATTGCTACCAGACAAAGTGCATTGATGCCTAGGGAATCAGATATTGATAAAACAATTAGAGAATTCAAAGAACTAAAACATGAATCCAGTCATAGACTAGATCCGGTGGAATATGAAATGCTGTTTAATATAGTTGACATTGGTGGCCAACCAGCATTTCTTGAAATGCTACCATCTTTAACTATAGGGCCAGCTCTGTACCTTTTGTTTATTAACCTTAAACAAGATCTAAGTTCAAGATACAGTGTGCCGTTCAAATGTAAAGACTCAAAAACAAATCTTTGTAAAGATTACTCCTATACTTCAGAAGAAGTATTATTTTCGGCACTTTCAAGCATTGCTTGCTTTGGACACCCAGATGAGCAAGTGGAAAAGTATGTTCAGAAACCAGAATCAGGTGATAAGGAACGGAAAAATTCTCTTGCATTACTTGTGGGAACTTTTCTTGATAAAGTTAAAAATAAAGAAATAGAATTAACTAACCAGCAGCTGAATGAACGACTTAAAGGCACAGCATTTTATACAGAAGGGCTCGTTCACAGCAAAAGCTTCAGCTTACTAGTGAACAATATGAGTGCAGACGATAGTGAAATAGAAGATCACAGAAAAACACTAGAAACAATACTTACCGAAAAGTTTCGAAAGTATCAAATTCCAACACAATGGTTAATGCTCAGCATCTGTCTTAAGCTTCTTGCTAGAAACCAAAACAAGTATCATGTTTCCTTTAATGATTGCGTCAAGTTGGGGAAGTATTTGGAAATGGACGAAGAGATGGTGAGTGTTGCCTTGCAGTTTCTCCACAAATACATTGGGCTTGTTATGTATTTTCCTCGGCATGAAAACCTGAAAAAAATCGTAATATGTAATCCCCAAGTAGTATTTTCAACTATCAGTGAACTAATCTTTAATGTTTACGATCACAACAAGAATCAAGTTAGCGAGGCACAGTATGACCGCTTTGTGGAAACTGGATGCTTTTCACCCCAAGATATCATGCTAACACATGTGAAAAAAGATAAGAAGCTTCTTTCTATTACCACTTTAGTTGATCTACTAGCGTACTTAAGCATAGCTGCTAAAGTTCCCGTATCTTCTGGTAAGGACGAGGTGTTGTATTTTCTGCCTGCGGTTCTTCAAACTGCTGAAACAGATTCTATTAAAAGAAAGCAAAAAGGAGGAAATGACGAATTGCTTCCAGAACCAATCTGCATTCGATTCAAAACAGGATATATACCTTTAGGATTTATCTGTGCTTTAATTGCAAATCTTACCGCTGAAAAAAAATTCGATCTACTTTTTGATGAAAGCAACAAGATCTACAAGAATATGATTCAATTTAGATTCCAAGGTATAATCAATGTCACTATAATTTCTTTGCCAAGATATTGTGAGTTCCGTGTCACTAGGCAGCTCAcaaatgatgatgtcattgagtTTTGGAGTGAGGATGGTTGTCCTCTTATCATGGAAACTATACGTACAGTTGCCAATAAAGTTAATCAATCTTTGCAGCATGGCTTGCGTTCAGTGAAAAATGATTCTGAAATATATGATTTTGCTTTCCATGCGCATTGCCAAAGGAATTCCGATGCTGACTTCGGACAGGAATGTCTTGCTAAACTTAACTATAATGATTCCTATCAAGAGATTGACTCAGACAAAAATATTCCGGATAAGGTTATATGCACAAAATGTAAAACTGCTATTCCACTAACTCCCGAAATGATGGTATGGTTTGGTAAG GTTCCAAGCACTCCTCTAAGAATTTGCGAGCAACCTGCTCGAAAAGGAAATCACATAAGTATACGTGCTGATGGAGTACGACCACTAACATATGAATGGCTTGTAGGTGGAATAAAGCGCTGTGATGGTGACAACCACGACTATGACGGCTATACAACAGACAGTCTTATCATTATGGATACCGATTTACTGTCGGAAGGTCTTTTTAAATGCCAAGTAAAAGACAGATTTGGCATCTGTGTTGAATCTGATGAGCTTG ATCTCTTTGAAGATCAGCTCAGAAGAACTTGGAAATTAAAAAAATCAGAaatcaaaaaattaatga AAAAAGGATTTACAAGTATCAGAGAACTGAAACGTCTCCAGCTTGACACGCTGGACTTTAACGAGGGTGAGAAGGAAAGGATGAGACCACTCCTCGCTTCTCTTCAGACAAACAAATCTGACAGTTCTTCAG CTTCAGGTAAATTATCTGCTGGAACAAGTAAAGAGTTAAAATGCAATAGTACCGAATTCATTGTGAAGACGCCATCATTAG ATGAGGGGTCCCTGTCATCAGAAAGGCTTCAACACTCAGCAGCTCCAGTCCAGAGAGTTGGAACTACAATATCATCATTAGCAG GTGAATTACGTACTACAAGGAGGAAGCGTAAAAACATCGAATCCATTGTGAAGACACCATCATCAG ATGAGTCAACGAAAAGGCGCAAGAGCACGGCTTCAGCTAGTGACAAAGTCATTACTACTCAAGGAG GTGAATTACGTACTACAAGGAGGAAGCGTAAAAACACCGAATCCATTGTGAAGACACCATCATCAG ATGAGTCAACGAAAAGGCGCAAGATCACGGCTTCAGCTAGTGACAAAGTCATTACTACTCAAGGAG GATCACCTGCTAATCGAGTCTCTCTCCAAGAACTAATGAGGCAATACAGTCTGACTGACAAGCAGCTCAACCGTGAAATAATTAACTCTGAATTTTCCTACCTGGCCAAATATTTCGATGATGTAGAAATTTATTCGAATGCCATGGAACTAGATCCTGCCGAACAAGCCGATGTGAAGAGGTTGCACCATAGCGAAGGTTCTCAAGCAGCCATGATGAAATGTTTGAAAACCTGGAAACAACATAATTCTTCACGagcaacttacagagctctactGGATATCGTACTAAGCTTGGGGAAAGGAGACACAGCTGATCGTATTTGTCGACAATTGACCCAACGtataagtacatgtgtatcagTGCCcgcccctcccccttttccTCTCCCCTCAGCAGCTCCAGTCCAGAGAGTAGAAACTACACCAGCTAGTGAAGACAGTCAAGTCCGTACTAGAATATTAG GACCACCTGCTAATCGAGTCACTCTTCAAGAACTAATGAGGCGATACAATCTGACTGACGAGCAACTCAACCGTGAAATAGTGGACTCCGATACTCCCGTAATGGCCTTAAATTTTGATGATGTGGAAATGTATTCAACTGCAATGGGGCTAGCTATTGCTGAACAAGCCGATGTGAAAGAATCACGTGGAAATCAAGCAGCCATGATGAAGTGCCTGCAAGTCTGGAAAGAACGTGATCCTTTTCaagcaacttacagagctTTGCTGGATATTGCACTGAGTTTAGGGAAAGGAGAAACAGCTGATAAAATCTGTCAGCAATTGACCCAac ATCATACACTGGACTGA
- the LOC135337451 gene encoding uncharacterized protein LOC135337451, translating into MEALTNTDFSTIGSTPRNRLDHLEIRFLQAIDWRLFVSMDEYYQFVRSVEGRVALNEACQRGWFSYTDLCAVWGASDNMATTSKTTAKVACGSALLYLMCVATLFASTPTPPGNDLCPLMSPGNDLSNELSTNVAIFDPQATPPVSFNNHSKLPSDLSNLEPLLKTSLSSDQKKYFPENSSLKSITKKDFGHPIFDEYSKIQTEEISRKSEILNITSNEPIVPSNVLSNGYLDPGLFLLFNLTAVLTLPELLTPDNHSSAISSPGKFNPLVSLLIHPDEQQARNNQFNSRIDVATKDVISNATRVNAKINKQDNWNLTSDHGYFNPTFPQYPRVEQPDREIETNYIGPKEHFRHNDPNIDISGQPSQNWKEYQSPVVVIETIPMVTASELWDYNIPLRVEKNNFTLKHVLGMLAHSVLAW; encoded by the exons GATTGGAGGCTGTTCGTATCTATGGATGAGTATTATCAGTTTGTCAGAAGTGTGGAAgggag aGTTGCACTTAACGAGGCGTGTCAGAGGGGGTGGTTCTCGTACACTGACCTTTGCGCTGTGTGGGGGGCGTCAGATAACATGGCCACCACTTCCAAGACCACTGCTAAG GTTGCCTGTGGAAGTGCTCTGCTCTATCTGATGTGTGTTGCTACCCTCTTTgcctccacccccacaccaccTGGCAACGACCTTTGTCCCCTGATGTCTCCCGGCAACGACCTTTCTAACGAACTCTCTACGAACGTGGCCATTTTTGACCCCCAAGCGACCCCACCTGTTTCGTTTAACAACCACTCAAAGCTACCATCTGATCTGTCAAATTTGGAGCCATTACTGAAAACTTCTTTGAGTTCCGATCAAAAGAAATATTTCCCTGAAAATTCCTCTCTAAAATCTATAACCAAGAAAGATTTTGGACATCCCATTTTTGACGAATATTCAAAAATTCAAACTGAAGAAATTTCTCGCAAATCAGAGATCTTGAATATCACATCAAACGAACCAATTGTGCCTAGCAACGTGCTTAGCAACGGATATTTGGACCCTGGACTGTTTTTGTTATTCAATCTAACAGCTGTTCTTACATTGCCTGAACTTTTGACCCCTGACAACCACTCAAGCGCTATTTCGTCTCCCGGAAAATTTAATCCTCTGGTCTCTTTATTAATTCATCCTGACGAGCAGCAGGCTCGGAATAATCAGTTTAACTCTCGTATCGATGTAGCTACCAAAGACGTCATTTCGAATGCTACAAGAGTTAACGCTAAAATTAATAAACAAGATAATTGGAATTTGACCTCCGACCACGGATATTTTAACCCCACTTTTCCTCAATATCCTCGTGTAGAGCAACCTGATCGTGAAATAGAAACTAACTACATTGGACCTAAGGAGCACTTTCGTCATAACGACCCTAATATCGATATTTCCGGGCAACCATCGCAGAATTGGAAAGAATATCAATCCCCTGTGGTTGTCATAGAAACCATTCCCATGGTTACGGCATCGGAACTGTGGGACTACAACATTCCGTTGAGAGTGGAAAAAAACAATTTCACACTGAAACATGTTTTAGGCATGTTAGCACACAGCGTGTTGGCATGGTAA